One Prunus dulcis chromosome 7, ALMONDv2, whole genome shotgun sequence DNA segment encodes these proteins:
- the LOC117634447 gene encoding phospholipase D delta, with amino-acid sequence MAEMTLEVVTYLHGDLDLHIIEARRLPNMDLVSERFRRCFTACDTITIPHSSHSRHTESDGGEHKPQHSRPKIITSDSYVTVMVPETTVARTRVIKNSQNPQWNEHFFIPLAHPVINLEFQVKDNDLFGAELIGTAKISAEKIATGELISGWFPIIGSSGTPPKPDSAIRIELKFTPFEKNPLYKHGIAGDPEHRGVRHTYFPLRKGSSLRLYQDAHVPHGLLPEIELDGRKVYRPENCWEDICYAISEAHHLIYIVGWSVFHKVRLIREPTRPLPRGGELTLGDLLKYKSEEGVRVLLLVWDDKTSHDKFFFKTAGMMGTHDEETRKFFKHSSVNCVLATRYASSKLSIIKQQVVGTLFTHHQKCVLVDTQAHGNNRKITAFIGGLDLCDGRYDTPEHRLFRDVNTVFKDDFHQPTFPAGTKAPRQPWHDLHCRIDGPAAYDVLINFEQRWRKATQWREFGLKKRASHWHDDALIKIDRISWILSPPLSVSKDRTTIPEDDPALWVQREDDPEDWHVQIFRSIDSGSLKGFPKAGPNAEAQNLICSKNLLIDKSIQTAYIQAIRSAQHFIYIENQYFLGSSYAWPDYRNAGADNLIPVELALKIASKIKAKERFAVYVVLPMWPEGDPKSAAMQEILFWQSQTMQAMYDIVAKALKSVQLQDSHHSHPQDYLNFYCLGNREKLSEETSNDNGASVSDAYKYQRFMIYVHAKGMVVDDEYVILGSANINQRSMAGTKDTEIAMGAYQPHYTWAERRKHPFGQIYGYRMSLWAEHLGKDPCFGEPESLECVRTVNGIAEENWKRFTSPDFTQLQGHLLKYPLQVDADGKVGPLPGHENFPDVGGKVIGGHSATLPDTLTT; translated from the exons ATGGCCGAAATGACGTTGGAGGTGGTGACCTACCTGCACGGCGACCTCGACCTCCATATCATCGAAGCCCGGCGGCTGCCCAACATGGACCTTGTCTCCGAGCGCTTCCGCCGTTGCTTCACCGCCTGTGACACTATCACAATCCCCCACTCCTCCCACTCCCGCCACACCGAATCCGACGGCGGAGAACACAAACCCCAACACAGCCGCCCTAAGATCATCACCAGCGACTCCTACGTCACCGTTATGGTCCCCGAGACCACCGTGGCCAGGACGCGTGTCATAAAGAACTCGCAGAACCCGCAGTGGAACGAGCACTTCTTCATCCCCCTGGCACACCCCGTAATTAACCTCGAGTTTCAGGTTAAAGACAACGACCTCTTCGGGGCCGAGCTCATCGGCACCGCTAAGATCTCCGCCGAGAAAATCGCTACCGGAGAACTCATATCCGGGTGGTTTCCCATTATCGGGTCATCGGGGACGCCCCCGAAACCCGACTCGGCGATCCGGATCGAGCTAAAGTTCACGCCTTTCGAGAAAAACCCACTGTACAAGCATGGTATAGCGGGCGATCCGGAACACAGGGGTGTGCGCCACACGTATTTCCCGTTGCGGAAAGGAAGCTCCTTGAGGTTGTACCAAGACGCGCACGTGCCGCATGGGCTGCTGCCGGAGATTGAATTGGATGGAAGGAAGGTTTATAGGCCTGAGAATTGCTGGGAGGACATTTGCTATGCGATTTCGGAGGCTCATCACTTGATTTACATTGTGGGTTGGTCTGTGTTTCACAAGGTGAGGCTGATTCGAGAGCCCACCCGACCGTTGCCACGTGGCGGCGAATTAACGCTCGGAGACTTGCTCAAGTACAAGTCTGAAGAAGGCGTGAGGGTGTTGCTGTTGGTCTGGGACGATAAGACCTCACACGACAAGTTCTTCTTCAAAACG GCAGGAATGATGGGTACACATGATGAAGAAACCCGGAAGTTTTTCAAGCATTCATCTGTTAATTGTGTTCTAGCAACTCGCTACGCCAGCAGTAAGCTTAGCATTATTAAACAACAG GTTGTTGGAACCCTCTTTACCCACCATCAAAAATGCGTTCTCGTGGACACACAGGCACATGGTAATAATCGCAAGATAACAGCATTTATAGGAGGTCTTGATCTCTGTGATGGTCGTTATGACACACCTGAGCACAGACTGTTTCGTGATGTTAACACTGTATTTAAGGATGATTTTCATCAACCTACTTTTCCT GCTGGAACCAAGGCTCCAAGGCAACCATGGCATGACTTACACTGTAGAATTGATGGGCCTGCTGCGTATGATGTTCTTATAAACTTTGAGCAACGTTGGAGGAAAGCAACACAATGGAGAGAGTTCGGACTAAAAAAGAGGGCTTCACATTGGCATGACGATGCTTTGATAAAAATTGACCGCATCTCATGGATACTTAGTCCTCCACTATCTGTTTCAAAGGATAGAACAACTATTCCAGAAGACGACCCTGCTTTGTGGGTTCAACGTGAAGATGATCCCGAAGATTGGCATGTTCAG ATTTTTCGGTCCATTGACTCAGGATCACTGAAAGGATTTCCCAAAGCCGGCCCTAATGCTGAGGCCCAG AATCTTATTTGTTCAAAGAATCTGCTAATAGATAAAAGCATTCAAACAGCATACATTCAGGCAATCAGATCCGCTCaacattttatatatattgaaaatcAGTATTTTCTTGGTTCATCATATGCATGGCCAGATTATAGAAATGCAG GAGCTGATAATCTTATCCCAGTGGAGTTGGCATTAAAGATTGCTAGCAAAATTAAAGCTAAGGAGAGATTTGCGGTGTATGTTGTTTTACCTATGTGGCCTGAAGGTGATCCAAAATCTGCTGCAATGCAAGAAATTCTTTTCTGGCAG AGCCAGACAATGCAAGCAATGTATGATATTGTTGCAAAGGCACTAAAATCGGTGCAGCTTCAGGACTCACATCACTCACATCCTCAAGATTACCTCAATTTCTATTGCCTTGGTAACCGGGAAAAACTTTCAGAGGAAACTTCAAATGACAATGGTGCTTCG GTCTCCGATGCATATAAATATCAGCGGTTTATGATTTATGTTCATGCCAAGGGTATGGTAGTAGATGACGAGTACGTAATACTTGGATCTGCCAATATCAACCAAAGATCAATGGCTGGTACCAAAGACACTGAGATAGCTATGGGTGCATATCAGCCCCATTACACTTGGGCTGAGAGGCGGAAACATCCATTTGGTCAG ATATACGGATATCGAATGTCACTTTGGGCTGAGCATCTTGGTAAAGATCCATGCTTTGGAGAGCCAGAGAGTTTGGAATGTGTGAGGACAGTCAACGGGATTGCTGAAGAAAACTGGAAGAGATTCACATCTCCAGATTTTACACAACTGCAGGGTCACCTTCTGAAGTATCCTCTGCAGGTAGATGCTGATGGGAAGGTCGGCCCCCTTCCGGGACATGAAAATTTCCCTGATGTCGGCGGTAAAGTAATTGGAGGTCATTCTGCCACACTTCCTGATACTCTCACAACATGA
- the LOC117634452 gene encoding serine/arginine-rich splicing factor SR45a produces the protein MADSPRKKYSRSPSPWRAQSRSRSRSWSRPRSRSRSWSRPRQSSHSRSRGRSRSRSPGRPAAINPGNTLYVTGLSTRVSEKDVERHFSKEGKVASCFLVVEPRTRISRGFAFVTMDSVEDAERCIKHLNQSVLEGRYITVERSRRKRPRTPTPGHYLGLKNTRDYGYRGDGDRDRDRDRDRDRGRYRGGSGRDDYGYRRSPRRSPYRGGRDYSPRGSPYGGRSRRERSYSPYGSPERKYARGSR, from the exons ATG GCGGATTCTCCTCGCAAAAA GTACTCACGATCCCCTTCTCCGTGGAGAGCTCAGTCCAGGTCCAGGTCCAGGTCTTGGTCTAGGCCTAGGTCAAGGTCAAGATCCTGGTCTAGGCCAAGGCAGAGTTCTCACTCTAGAAGTCGTGGCAG ATCAAGGTCCAGAAGTCCTGGCAG GCCTGCTGCTATAAATCCTGGAAATACACTGTATGTGACTGGCTTATCAACAAGGGTCTCAGAGAAGGATGTTGAAAGGCATTTTTCAAAGGAAGGAAAG GTAGCCTCATGCTTTCTTGTTGTGGAGCCCCGCACTCGAATTTCTCGTGGTTTTGCCTTTGTTACTATGGACTCTGTTGAAGATGCTGAACGGTGCATTAAACATCTCAACCAGTCAGTTCTGGAAGGTCGATACATCACTGTTGAGAGG TCTCGGAGGAAGCGGCCAAGAACTCCAACACCTGGGCATTATCTTGGGTTGAAAAATACTAGAGACTATG GTTATCGAGGTGATGGGGATCGGGATCGGGATCGGGATCGGGATCGGGATCGTGGTAGGTATCGTGGGGGCTCAGGTCGTGATGACTATGGATATCGGAGGTCTCCAAGGCGCTCACCGTACAGAGGTGGCCGTGATTATTCTCCTAGGGGTTCACCTTATGGCGGAAGATCTAGAAGGGAGAGGTCTTATTCTCCCTATGGCAGCCCTGAAAGGAAGTATGCTCGTGGCTCTAGATGA